From the genome of Brevinematales bacterium:
CCCGCTGGATAAGGGCGGTAAGGCCGCTATCACCGATTTCCGTGTCATCGAATACCTTACCGAGCATGCCTATGTCGCGATCAATCTCCTGACCGGGCGTACCCACCAGATACGCATCCATTTCGCGTATGAGGGATTCCCGATCGCGGGAGACCCGCTCTATTCGCGGCATCACGGCGCGTACAGCATGAACGGTATCGCCCTGTGCGCGAAGGAGCTCCGTTTCAGGCATCCCGTGACCGGCGATGAATTGTCGTTTACTATCGAACTCCCCGCCGAGTTCACCGCTCTCCTTGATAAATTGAGAAAACGATAATCCGCTTGCAAAAACGCCCACGCGGCTTATAATTCTATCATCATCATTTCAGGAGAAACCTATGATCGATAGGAACAAACCCGCGGATACCCCGATAAACGAAAAACCCAAACAACCCGCGCCCGATAAACCCGCTAAGAAAGAAGAGTTTATGGAGACGATCAAGGATGAGATGAAAAAAGAAAAGAAGAAGGGGTTTTTCATCTTTCTCGGTATGCAGATGAACCATGGCGAATTCGCCCCCCTCCGCGACGGGCTCGGCGGGATAGTCGACCAGTACCGGAGCTTCAAGGAGATCAAGGAAGAAACCCGTCAGAAATACGACACCTATGAGACGGTGGTACAGGGCGCGCACGACAGTATCGAATTTTTTATACTGCTGATACTCTCCTGCCTGATCGCTACGATGGGATTATTCGCGAATTCCACCGCGGTTATTATCGGCGCGATGCTCGTTGCTCCGCTCATGGGGCCGGTGCTCGGATTCTCGGCGGGACTCCTGTGGGGCAGCCGGAAGGTCATCCTGAAATCTACGTTCACCCTATTTAAGGGCATCGTCATCGTACTGGCAATTACAGCGGCTCTCGCCTACTTCATCCCCGGCATCTCGGTAACCCCTGAAATGCAGTCCCGGTCGCTCCCGTCGATCTTCGATATTATTATCGCGCTGGCGAGCGGCGCTGTGGGC
Proteins encoded in this window:
- a CDS encoding TIGR00341 family protein, whose translation is MIDRNKPADTPINEKPKQPAPDKPAKKEEFMETIKDEMKKEKKKGFFIFLGMQMNHGEFAPLRDGLGGIVDQYRSFKEIKEETRQKYDTYETVVQGAHDSIEFFILLILSCLIATMGLFANSTAVIIGAMLVAPLMGPVLGFSAGLLWGSRKVILKSTFTLFKGIVIVLAITAALAYFIPGISVTPEMQSRSLPSIFDIIIALASGAVGAYAYANKKITNAISGVAISVALMPPLCTIGIGIGFGNWALSWGAFILFAVNIVGISLAALIVFQLIRLHPHAEDEEEFQKARKRAAGQIIISTLLLIVLSVPLVYFMSLSFQREGEKSKTEATIDQFMTSGRIYDLKLKFSKLTNTIDLVVLLKKDDKLFNPTNMTDELEKQLNKKVILLLYTIHLTEETITN